One genomic segment of Vibrio penaeicida includes these proteins:
- a CDS encoding methyl-accepting chemotaxis protein, with the protein MKFSHKVVAASSILLLIILSLLTIQQYFSMKSELEHQVTQSVSEIVDGVRNTVAADIKGKKELSQYATDMLQTDLQNRDYVQSVISQSSIKQNFLLAGLGYEADGSNVNNDPGWNPGSEWDPRRRPWYIDAKNSGKLIITAPYADSATGEILVSIAVPVKENGRFAGAIFYDVSLAGLADVVNKVELFNAGFLFIVADDGTIIAHPDVDKNGKQMNTFLPNVSIQEQTQEIELDGQLYATDFSKIPGENWYVGVMVDESIAYSAVTELKNRSIIYTAIALIISIFALLFLIKVLMRPLDSLNDAIQDMASGQGDLTKRLDTNTDSEFAALASGFNTFAETLQQRIQRTKALSVEIRNVTETTATGAQESASAMATQMQELEQLATAMNEMATTSSDVANNAQGAASAAKDADGATEDGTKVVGYTTQAISNLSSRIDEAVEQVKQLESATANIETILEVINDIADQTNLLALNAAIEAARAGESGRGFAVVADEVRTLAQRTQESTTEIRNMIEQLQSGATAVASAMGQSKETADDTVTKAQEANESLDRIRSAIQRISDMNIQIASAAEEQSLVAEEINNNTINIRDLSSQVAVAAEGANEAMALQTQHVRDQDEVMSKFIV; encoded by the coding sequence ATGAAATTTAGCCATAAAGTCGTCGCTGCTTCGTCGATATTGCTGTTAATCATTTTAAGTTTGCTGACGATTCAACAGTACTTCTCAATGAAGTCTGAGCTTGAACATCAGGTAACTCAAAGTGTTAGTGAGATCGTAGACGGGGTAAGAAATACGGTTGCAGCAGACATTAAGGGCAAAAAAGAACTGTCGCAGTATGCAACCGATATGCTACAAACTGATTTACAAAATCGAGACTACGTACAAAGTGTCATCAGCCAATCCAGTATCAAACAAAACTTTCTTCTTGCCGGTTTAGGTTATGAGGCTGACGGTTCAAACGTGAATAATGATCCAGGCTGGAACCCAGGTTCAGAGTGGGATCCAAGACGTCGTCCTTGGTATATTGACGCGAAAAATTCCGGAAAACTGATCATCACGGCTCCTTATGCCGATTCTGCAACCGGAGAAATCCTAGTTTCCATTGCCGTACCAGTGAAAGAAAATGGGCGATTTGCCGGTGCAATATTCTATGACGTGAGCCTTGCGGGTCTTGCAGATGTCGTCAACAAAGTAGAGCTTTTTAACGCAGGTTTTCTTTTCATCGTTGCGGATGACGGCACGATTATCGCACACCCAGATGTAGATAAAAACGGTAAGCAGATGAACACTTTCTTACCTAACGTTTCTATTCAAGAGCAAACTCAAGAAATTGAATTAGACGGTCAGCTATACGCGACAGACTTTTCAAAGATCCCTGGTGAAAACTGGTATGTGGGCGTTATGGTAGACGAGAGCATTGCGTATTCTGCGGTGACTGAGCTGAAAAACCGCTCAATCATCTACACTGCTATCGCGCTTATCATCAGTATTTTTGCCCTACTATTCTTGATTAAAGTGTTAATGCGTCCGCTCGATTCTTTGAACGATGCCATTCAAGACATGGCATCTGGTCAGGGTGACCTTACTAAACGCCTTGATACCAACACAGATTCAGAATTTGCGGCATTGGCTTCAGGGTTTAATACATTCGCAGAAACACTTCAGCAGAGAATCCAGCGAACGAAAGCGTTGAGTGTCGAGATCCGTAACGTGACAGAGACAACAGCGACTGGTGCGCAAGAATCGGCTTCTGCTATGGCGACTCAGATGCAAGAGCTAGAACAGCTGGCAACCGCAATGAATGAAATGGCGACAACGTCTTCCGATGTAGCAAACAACGCACAAGGTGCGGCTTCTGCTGCGAAAGATGCAGACGGCGCGACAGAAGATGGGACGAAAGTGGTCGGATACACCACACAAGCCATCAGTAATTTGTCATCCCGAATCGATGAAGCGGTTGAACAAGTTAAACAGCTTGAATCTGCCACTGCAAACATCGAAACCATTTTGGAAGTGATAAACGACATTGCTGACCAAACCAATTTGCTGGCACTTAATGCTGCAATTGAAGCGGCGCGTGCTGGCGAATCCGGTCGTGGTTTTGCCGTTGTTGCAGACGAAGTTCGAACACTGGCTCAACGTACTCAAGAATCAACGACTGAAATTCGTAACATGATTGAACAACTTCAATCAGGTGCGACAGCCGTAGCAAGTGCAATGGGACAGAGTAAAGAAACGGCTGATGACACAGTAACCAAGGCGCAAGAGGCGAACGAATCGCTTGATCGCATTCGAAGTGCCATTCAACGTATCAGTGATATGAACATTCAGATCGCGTCTGCGGCAGAAGAGCAAAGTTTAGTTGCTGAGGAAATCAATAATAACACCATCAATATTCGTGATTTGTCTTCGCAAGTAGCGGTTGCTGCTGAAGGCGCAAACGAGGCGATGGCGTTGCAAACTCAACACGTTCGCGACCAAGACGAAGTCATGAGCAAATTCATCGTCTAA